Proteins from a single region of Theobroma cacao cultivar B97-61/B2 chromosome 10, Criollo_cocoa_genome_V2, whole genome shotgun sequence:
- the LOC18587406 gene encoding peroxidase 4, with the protein MASSSSSKFLLTLLLLVLALGSSNAQLSTNYYSKTCPKLFPTVKSTVHSAIMKEARMGASLLRLFFHDCFVNGCDGSLLLDDTSSFTGEKNAAPNRNSARGFDVVDNIKSAVEDVCPGVVSCADILTIAARDSVAILGGPNWDVKLGRRDARTASQAAANNSIPPPTSNLNRLISRFNALGLSTRDMVALSGSHTIGLARCTSFRPRIYNESNIDSSFAQTRQRNCPRTTGSGDNNLAPLDIQTPTFFDNNYFKNLINRRGLLHSDQQLFNGGSTDSIVRGYSNNPSSFSSDFVTGMIKMGDISPLTGSRGEIRKNCRRVN; encoded by the exons AtggcttcttcttcttcttccaagTTTCTTCTGACTTTGCTTCTCCTTGTTCTTGCCTTGGGGAGCAGCAATGCTCAACTTTCAACAAATTATTACTCCAAAACATGCCCCAAGCTGTTTCCCACTGTGAAATCCACTGTTCACTCTGCTATAATGAAAGAGGCCCGGATGGGTGCCTCCCTGCTTCGATTGTTCTTCCATGACTGTTTTGTTAAT GGATGTGATGGATCATTGCTACTCGACGACACATCTTCCTTCACCGGGGAGAAAAATGCTGCCCCAAATCGTAACTCTGCTCGAGGGTTCGATGTGGTTGACAACATCAAGTCTGCAGTTGAGGATGTTTGCCCTGGTGTAGTTTCATGTGCTGATATCTTGACTATTGCTGCTAGAGACTCTGTTGCCATT CTTGGAGGCCCCAACTGGGATGTGAAACTCGGAAGGAGAGATGCTAGGACTGCTAGCCAGGCTGCTGCCAACAACAGCATTCCTCCTCCAACTTCTAACTTGAACAGACTTATTTCTAGATTCAATGCTCTTGGACTTTCCACCAGGGACATGGTTGCTTTATCTG GTTCTCACACAATTGGACTAGCAAGGTGCACATCATTCAGGCCTAGGATATACAACGAGAGCAACATCGACAGCTCTTTTGCTCAAACAAGGCAGAGAAACTGCCCAAGGACAACAGGCTCAGGGGACAACAACTTGGCACCCCTTGATATCCAGACTCCAACATTTTTTGACAACAACTACTTCAAGAACCTCATCAACAGGAGAGGACTCCTCCACTCCGACCAACAGCTGTTCAATGGGGGCTCCACGGATTCCATCGTGCGGGGTTACAGCAACAACCCGAGCTCCTTCAGTTCTGACTTTGTCACCGGCATGATCAAGATGGGAGACATCAGTCCCCTCACTGGATCAAGGGGAGAGATCAGGAAGAACTGCAGAAGGGTGAATTAA
- the LOC18587407 gene encoding LOB domain-containing protein 15 yields MSRERERFDEIGKKIKREADVSSHHMGRRHMLGPPGTLNTITPCAACKLLRRRCAQECPFSPYFSPHEPQKFASVHKVFGASNVSKMLMEVPESQRADAANSLVYEANVRLRDPVYGCMGAISALQQQVQSLQAELNAVRAEILKYKCREANLIPSSHVALLSSGAVSVAALPSAPTHPPPPPPPPPLPPTSSSSSMYTQPTTAADYSTISNENVSYFG; encoded by the exons ATGTCCAGAGAAAG GGAGAGATTTGATGAGATAGGAAAGAAGATCAAGAGAGAAGCAGATGTTTCTTCTCATCACATGGGAAGAAGACACATGCTGGGTCCTCCTGGAACCCTAAATACTATCACACCTTGTGCAGCCTGCAAACTCTTGAGGCGTAGGTGTGCACAAGAATGCCCTTTTTCTCCATATTTCTCACCCCATGAACCCCAAAAATTTGCTTCGGTTCACAAAGTGTTTGGTGCTAGCAATGTCTCAAAGATGCTAATG GAGGTACCGGAGAGCCAAAGAGCCGACGCAGCGAATAGTCTTGTTTATGAGGCTAATGTGAGGCTAAGAGATCCTGTTTACGGGTGCATGGGTGCAATTTCAGCTTTGCAGCAGCAAGTTCAATCTTTACAAGCAGAGCTAAATGCAGTAAGGGCTGAGATACTAAAATACAAGTGTAGGGAAGCTAACCTTATACCATCTTCTCATGTAGCCTTGCTCTCTTCTGGGGCTGTTTCAGTTGCTGCACTACCATCAGCCCCAACACATCCACCGCCTCCACCACCACCTCCTCCTCTTCCTCCTACATCCTCCTCTTCTTCCATGTACACCCAACCTACCACTGCTGCAGACTATAGCACCATTTCAAATGAAAATGTTTCCTActttggataa
- the LOC18587408 gene encoding uncharacterized protein LOC18587408, which produces MLSDSSRELQPQKGLQIKQDDKFFSRLMSKETSMANSSCRVYYGGASGAVPFMWESQPGTPKHPCSDTTLPPLTPPPSYHSSCKSKSMQKTSMKPTLLSFIFPRLTPRKNHASPSSSRSSTSSSSSFSSRSSSLHGSPSAPRNQKFQRRSYFSFSRSPVHNCIDDDDEEGLGSPTSTLCFGVKRRNLNEFGGCQSMVNMKKALLSIVSHGSGQGTAA; this is translated from the coding sequence ATGTTGAGTGACAGTAGCCGTGAGCTGCAGCCTCAGAAAGGTCTTCAAATCAAGCAAGATGACAAGTTCTTCTCTAGGCTCATGTCCAAGGAAACTTCCATGGCTAATTCCTCTTGCAGGGTCTACTACGGAGGGGCTTCGGGTGCTGTTCCATTCATGTGGGAGTCACAGCCTGGAACTCCCAAGCATCCTTGTTCTGACACCACCCTCCCTCCTCTGACTCCCCCTCCTTCATACCATTCCTCCTGCAAGTCAAAATCCATGCAGAAAACGAGCATGAAACCAACCCTTTTGAGCTTCATCTTTCCCAGGCTCACCCCAAGGAAAAACCATGCTTCCCCATCCTCTTCACGCTCCTCTACATCATCCTCATCATCCTTCTCATCACGGTCATCATCATTGCATGGTTCCCCATCAGCTCCCAGGAACCAAAAGTTTCAGAGGAGGagctatttttcattttcaaggtcCCCTGTCCATAACTGCatagatgatgatgatgaggaagGCCTGGGATCACCGACCTCGACATTGTGTTTTGGGGTTAAACGCAGGAACCTGAATGAGTTTGGAGGATGTCAGTCAATGGTAAACATGAAGAAGGCATTGCTATCAATTGTTAGCCATGGCTCAGGTCAAGGTACTGCTGCCTAG
- the LOC18587409 gene encoding WEB family protein At2g40480 isoform X2: protein MSSEPQDSPMEGVPGTPGIREVRPESGSDNFGFCTETCRAPGGDPNPGIRRVNWRAEIDTSPPFGSVKEAVTRFGGSGPWVPLYKFGEAYHGIEEFDIKKVEEQAAELEKDLIVKELETLDVLEELGTTKRIVEELKRQLQNEALKCMTTPDLNSDEQHMPAPAIKEMNKEHYEQIRIGSSSPCLVSSPDLILMELKQAKLNLGVASLEEELKQVRVKPQIANNGNFENSPSILRPPLHNNSKPEQFKRMVDPAKAMPLPGNEQNKPCIKTAEMRWVAAKKMEEAARAAEALALIEMNALTGMKGLSSNENSSGFSLPEPVPSPRTPKLQRAEEVSNRKAIHAMHKFAEENISKLAILRKLEEASEEVKHSKEVLEEALNRVEIASRKQLDAEEALRRWIPEPEQKKQVMYTATKINNFHPPHHPHQHLPRSPLHDLNNQNPTMDDEAKPVLRPTVSMRDILSRKQVTPEDCAVRRPNNEGHTERQKVALSQMLHELREDLTFPPKPDQKDHGDNPKQYFTQRRKFGFIHISLPLAKQSKKKPQALNTM from the exons ATGTCATCAGAACCTCAAGACTCCCCCATGGAAGGGGTTCCGGGTACACCTGGAATCCGGGAGGTGAGGCCCGAGTCCGGCTCCGATAACTTCGGGTTTTGCACTGAGACATGTCGTGCTCCGGGCGGGGACCCAAATCCTGGAATAAGGAGGGTGAATTGGAGGGCTGAGATTGACACCTCACCGCCTTTCGGGTCAGTTAAGGAGGCTGTGACCCGGTTTGGTGGCAGTGGACCTTGGGTGCCGTTGTACAAGTTTGGAGAGGCATAT CATGGGATTGAGGAGTTCGACATAAAGAAAGTGGAGGAGCAAGCAGCAGAGTTGGAGAAGGATCTGATTGTGAAAGAATTGGAGACCCTTGATGTGCTTGAAGAGCTGGGGACAACAAAAAGGATTGTGGAAGAGCTAAAGAGACAGCTCCAGAATGAAGCTCTGAAATGCATGACCACTCCAGACTTGAACTCGGATGAGCAGCACATGCCTGCTCCTGCTATCAAAGAAATGAACAAGGAACACTATGAACAGATCAGGATCGGGAGTTCGAGTCCGTGCCTGGTTTCGTCTCCTGATTTGATCTTGATGGAGTTGAAACAGGCAAAACTGAACCTTG GGGTGGCATCTCTAGAGGAGGAGCTAAAACAGGTGAGGGTGAAGCCGCAGATTGCCAACAATGGGAATTTTGAGAATTCTCCAAGCATTTTAAGGCCGCCTTTACACAACAATTCCAAGCCTGAGCAGTTTAAGAGAATGGTTGATCCTGCAAAAGCAATGCCACTGCCAGGGAATGAGCAGAACAAGCCCTGTATAAAAACTGCTGAAATGAGGTGGGTTGCAGCCAAGAAGATGGAGGAAGCAGCCAGGGCAGCAGAGGCTCTTGCTCTTATTGAAATGAATGCCCTCACTGGGATGAAGGGTTTGTCAAGCAATGAGAACTCGTCAGGATTTTCCTTGCCAGAGCCGGTGCCATCACCTCGGACCCCGAAACTTCAAAGGGCAGAAGAAGTTTCTAACAGGAAAGCAATTCATGCTATGCATAAATTTGCTGAAGAAAATATCTCCAAACTTGCAATCCTGAGGAAGCTGGAGGAAGCTTCAGAAGAAGTTAAACACAGTAAAGAAGTATTGGAAGAGGCTCTTAACAGAGTGGAAATTGCAAGCAGGAAGCAACTTGATGCTGAAGAGGCTCTCAGGAGATGGATTCCAGAGCCTGAACAGAAAAAACAGGTAATGTATACTGCTACGAAGATCAACAATTTCCATCCACCACATCATCCTCATCAGCATCTTCCGCGATCTCCATTGCATGATCTGAACAATCAAAACCCAACAATGGATGATGAAGCAAAGCCTGTTTTAAGGCCAACAGTTTCAATGAGGGATATCTTGAGCAGGAAACAAGTTACTCCTGAAGACTGTGCTGTGAGAAGGCCTAATAATGAAGGCCACACCGAAAGGCAAAAGGTAGCTCTGAGCCAAATGCTTCATGAACTAAGGGAAGACCTGACATTTCCTCCTAAAcctgatcaaaaagatcacgGGGATAATCCCAAGCAGTACTTCACCCAGCGCAGAAAGTTTGGGTTCATCCACATATCTCTCCCATTGGCAAAGCAAAGCAAGAAGAAACCACAAGCTTTAAACACAATGTGA
- the LOC18587409 gene encoding WEB family protein At2g40480 isoform X1, producing the protein MSSEPQDSPMEGVPGTPGIREVRPESGSDNFGFCTETCRAPGGDPNPGIRRVNWRAEIDTSPPFGSVKEAVTRFGGSGPWVPLYKFGEAYHGIEEFDIKKVEEQAAELEKDLIVKELETLDVLEELGTTKRIVEELKRQLQNEALKCMTTPDLNSDEQHMPAPAIKEMNKEHYEQIRIGSSSPCLVSSPDLILMELKQAKLNLGKTINDLGVIQTSVESLNKKMKKEKSLLEKTRERLTSKFAGVASLEEELKQVRVKPQIANNGNFENSPSILRPPLHNNSKPEQFKRMVDPAKAMPLPGNEQNKPCIKTAEMRWVAAKKMEEAARAAEALALIEMNALTGMKGLSSNENSSGFSLPEPVPSPRTPKLQRAEEVSNRKAIHAMHKFAEENISKLAILRKLEEASEEVKHSKEVLEEALNRVEIASRKQLDAEEALRRWIPEPEQKKQVMYTATKINNFHPPHHPHQHLPRSPLHDLNNQNPTMDDEAKPVLRPTVSMRDILSRKQVTPEDCAVRRPNNEGHTERQKVALSQMLHELREDLTFPPKPDQKDHGDNPKQYFTQRRKFGFIHISLPLAKQSKKKPQALNTM; encoded by the exons ATGTCATCAGAACCTCAAGACTCCCCCATGGAAGGGGTTCCGGGTACACCTGGAATCCGGGAGGTGAGGCCCGAGTCCGGCTCCGATAACTTCGGGTTTTGCACTGAGACATGTCGTGCTCCGGGCGGGGACCCAAATCCTGGAATAAGGAGGGTGAATTGGAGGGCTGAGATTGACACCTCACCGCCTTTCGGGTCAGTTAAGGAGGCTGTGACCCGGTTTGGTGGCAGTGGACCTTGGGTGCCGTTGTACAAGTTTGGAGAGGCATAT CATGGGATTGAGGAGTTCGACATAAAGAAAGTGGAGGAGCAAGCAGCAGAGTTGGAGAAGGATCTGATTGTGAAAGAATTGGAGACCCTTGATGTGCTTGAAGAGCTGGGGACAACAAAAAGGATTGTGGAAGAGCTAAAGAGACAGCTCCAGAATGAAGCTCTGAAATGCATGACCACTCCAGACTTGAACTCGGATGAGCAGCACATGCCTGCTCCTGCTATCAAAGAAATGAACAAGGAACACTATGAACAGATCAGGATCGGGAGTTCGAGTCCGTGCCTGGTTTCGTCTCCTGATTTGATCTTGATGGAGTTGAAACAGGCAAAACTGAACCTTGGTAAAACTATAAATGATCTTGGGGTGATTCAAACTTCTGTTGAGTCtctaaataagaaaatgaagaaagagaaaagtttaCTTGAAAAGACCCGTGAGAGGCTAACTTCTAAGTTTGCAGGGGTGGCATCTCTAGAGGAGGAGCTAAAACAGGTGAGGGTGAAGCCGCAGATTGCCAACAATGGGAATTTTGAGAATTCTCCAAGCATTTTAAGGCCGCCTTTACACAACAATTCCAAGCCTGAGCAGTTTAAGAGAATGGTTGATCCTGCAAAAGCAATGCCACTGCCAGGGAATGAGCAGAACAAGCCCTGTATAAAAACTGCTGAAATGAGGTGGGTTGCAGCCAAGAAGATGGAGGAAGCAGCCAGGGCAGCAGAGGCTCTTGCTCTTATTGAAATGAATGCCCTCACTGGGATGAAGGGTTTGTCAAGCAATGAGAACTCGTCAGGATTTTCCTTGCCAGAGCCGGTGCCATCACCTCGGACCCCGAAACTTCAAAGGGCAGAAGAAGTTTCTAACAGGAAAGCAATTCATGCTATGCATAAATTTGCTGAAGAAAATATCTCCAAACTTGCAATCCTGAGGAAGCTGGAGGAAGCTTCAGAAGAAGTTAAACACAGTAAAGAAGTATTGGAAGAGGCTCTTAACAGAGTGGAAATTGCAAGCAGGAAGCAACTTGATGCTGAAGAGGCTCTCAGGAGATGGATTCCAGAGCCTGAACAGAAAAAACAGGTAATGTATACTGCTACGAAGATCAACAATTTCCATCCACCACATCATCCTCATCAGCATCTTCCGCGATCTCCATTGCATGATCTGAACAATCAAAACCCAACAATGGATGATGAAGCAAAGCCTGTTTTAAGGCCAACAGTTTCAATGAGGGATATCTTGAGCAGGAAACAAGTTACTCCTGAAGACTGTGCTGTGAGAAGGCCTAATAATGAAGGCCACACCGAAAGGCAAAAGGTAGCTCTGAGCCAAATGCTTCATGAACTAAGGGAAGACCTGACATTTCCTCCTAAAcctgatcaaaaagatcacgGGGATAATCCCAAGCAGTACTTCACCCAGCGCAGAAAGTTTGGGTTCATCCACATATCTCTCCCATTGGCAAAGCAAAGCAAGAAGAAACCACAAGCTTTAAACACAATGTGA
- the LOC18587410 gene encoding HMG1/2-like protein isoform X1 gives MANHPRTRKRVHATIPRRAPDGSAFEKCDVCGDMVAIALADMHECGTEKKELKRFKGIVGTQNVVKPMVPWQPRSAFSIFMESFMIDNNNGNLIDIDRRGFETWKNMCKEERQPYVAQAEKVNSAYTKNVIEEEKNVKEVDDDEADSAMVGKFDQFYEDSEYYGTSDNDEPYQSGGLESLNTTECPMLCSALLSYDLHKAGKCSNQGPPEHSSSS, from the exons ATGGCGAATCACCCGAGAACCCGCAAAAGGGTCCATGCTACTATCCCACGCCGTGCCCCTGATGGTAGCGCCTTTGAGAAGTG TGATGTTTGTGGTGATATGGTGGCAATTGCTTTGGCTGACATGCACGAATGTGGGACTGAGAAGAAAGAACTGAAGAGGTTTAAGGGCATTGTTGGAACTCAAAATGTTGTTAAACCGATGGTTCCTTGGCAACCCAGATCAGCTTTTAGTATTTTCAT GGAAAGCTTTATGATCGACAACAACAATGGAAATTTGATTGATATTGATAGAAGGGGCTTCGAGACTTGGAAAAATATGTGCAAGGAG GAGAGGCAACCTTATGTTGCTCAAGCTGAAAAGGTGAACTCAGCCTACACAAAAAATGTGATTGAAGAGGAGAAAAATGTTAAAGAG GTGGATGATGATGAGGCTGATTCAGCAATGGTTGGGAAATTTGACCAG TTCTATGAAGACAGTGAGTACTATGGGACATCTGATAATGATGAACCTTACCAGTCTGGAGGACTCGAGAGCTTAAACACGACAGAATG TCCTATGTTGTGCTCAGCATTACTAAGTTATGACCTTCATAAAGCAGGGAAATGCAGCAATCAGGGACCGCCTGAGCACTCCAGCTCAAGCTGA
- the LOC18587410 gene encoding high mobility group B protein 3 isoform X2 — MANHPRTRKRVHATIPRRAPDGSAFEKCDVCGDMVAIALADMHECGTEKKELKRFKGIVGTQNVVKPMVPWQPRSAFSIFMESFMIDNNNGNLIDIDRRGFETWKNMCKEERQPYVAQAEKVNSAYTKNVIEEEKNVKEVDDDEADSAMVGKFDQFYEDSEYYGTSDNDEPYQSGGLESLNTTEWEMQQSGTA; from the exons ATGGCGAATCACCCGAGAACCCGCAAAAGGGTCCATGCTACTATCCCACGCCGTGCCCCTGATGGTAGCGCCTTTGAGAAGTG TGATGTTTGTGGTGATATGGTGGCAATTGCTTTGGCTGACATGCACGAATGTGGGACTGAGAAGAAAGAACTGAAGAGGTTTAAGGGCATTGTTGGAACTCAAAATGTTGTTAAACCGATGGTTCCTTGGCAACCCAGATCAGCTTTTAGTATTTTCAT GGAAAGCTTTATGATCGACAACAACAATGGAAATTTGATTGATATTGATAGAAGGGGCTTCGAGACTTGGAAAAATATGTGCAAGGAG GAGAGGCAACCTTATGTTGCTCAAGCTGAAAAGGTGAACTCAGCCTACACAAAAAATGTGATTGAAGAGGAGAAAAATGTTAAAGAG GTGGATGATGATGAGGCTGATTCAGCAATGGTTGGGAAATTTGACCAG TTCTATGAAGACAGTGAGTACTATGGGACATCTGATAATGATGAACCTTACCAGTCTGGAGGACTCGAGAGCTTAAACACGACAGAATG GGAAATGCAGCAATCAGGGACCGCCTGA